The proteins below come from a single Acanthopagrus latus isolate v.2019 chromosome 4, fAcaLat1.1, whole genome shotgun sequence genomic window:
- the fgf7 gene encoding fibroblast growth factor 7, whose amino-acid sequence MRKWMLTWNLQNLFSGLYLHAIFLFGSVCVVYGDCTPEQLAAIMNCSRHERHTRNYDYMEGGDVRIRQLFSRTQWFLTIDDNGNINGTQDSTNCHSILEIRTVSEGGILAIKGVKSQYYISMNKAGQLQGKRIYNENCNFKEVFLENYFNAYSSAKWTKNGKEMFIALSQKGRPMRGKKTRREHVASHFIPIKCREDGRRVD is encoded by the exons ATGCGCAAATGGATGCTGACATGGAACCTTCAAAATCTGTTCTCGGGACTGTACCTGCATGCAATCTTCCTGTTCGGCAGCGTGTGTGTGGTCTACGGTGACTGCACTCCTGAGCAACTTGCCGCCATCATGAACTGCTCCAGACACGAGCGCCACACCAGGAACTACGACtacatggagggaggagatgtgCGCATCCGACAGCTGTTCAGCCGCACGCAATGGTTCCTAACTATTGATGACAATGGCAACATCAATGGGACTCAAGATTCGACCAACTGCCACA GTATCCTGGAGATCAGGACAGTGTCTGAAGGCGGCATACTGGCTATCAAAGGAGTGAAGAGTCAGTATTATATCTCTATGAACAAGGCTGGACAGCTGCAAGGCAAG AGGATCTACAATGAAAACTGCAACTTCAAGGAGGTTTTCCTAGAAAACTACTTCAATGCATACTCCTCTGCAAAGTGGACTAAAAACGGCAAAGAAATGTTCATAGCCCTGTCTCAAAAGGGAAGGCCGATGCGAGGGAAGAAGACCCGGAGGGAGCACGTAGCATCTCACTTCATCCCTATAAAGTGTagggaggacgggaggagggTGGACTGA